TCGACGGCGCCGCCGACGATCCCAACAGCCCGTTCGCGGTCACGGCCGACGGCTACCGCGCGATCGGCGCACGCCTCGCGTCGCTCGACCGGCCGACCGTGCTCGTGCAGGAGGGCGGCTACGTGCTCGACACGCTCGGCGACCTCGTGCTCGCGGCGCTCAGCGGTTTCGAAGGCCGGAGCGGTTGAACGATCGGGACGAGACCGATGTCGACCGCGGTCACGCCGGGCCTTTCGCGCTCGCTTGGAGGCAGACGAAGAGCGCGACGACACCGATCACGATCTCTCCGACACCGCGAATGCGCGTCGTGCGGTTGGCGCGCGCGACCTCGTTCGCGACGCCGACGACGACGAGTCCGACCGCGAACACCAGCAGCAGAGGCCGCCGGGCGCGGCGTCGTTCGAGGGCGAGTCGTCGAGCGTCAGGACGGAGATGGCCGTTGGGATATGGCTCCACGTGTCCCCGCGCGCGTGCCGAGCGGTTCCGGTAGCGGCGATAGAGCAATCCGTGGATCCCCCAATCGTTGAGCGCGACGCCGAGCACGACGACAACCACGCCGACCACCGCGATGCCGAGAGCCGCCAGCACGGCACCGCGTTACCCGGAACGACGACCGCCGGAACGCGCCGTCGTGCTCGGACCGGGCCGCGCGGCGGCTCGGTCGGACCGGCGGGGTTTCCGCAACGCGACGCGAGGGGAACGACTGCTCGACCGGCGGTCGTGGCTTCAGCACCCTGCTGGGCTGGAAGGGATCGGCAGCCATGCTCACCAGGTCGGTTCGCGCGACGTGCGTCGTCGCATTGGTGGTTGCGCTCGGCGCGTGTGGCAGCAGCGCGAAGCACTCCGGTTCCGCGTCGGACCTCTCGGCTGCGAAGGCTTCGGTGCTCACTGCGGCGGACCTTCCGAGCTACTTCGCGAAGCCCTATCAAGCGTCGAACGACACGCCGGTAGCGGTGAGGCAACAGTTCGCCAAGTGCCTGAACGTGAGCACCACGATCTTCGACGACACTCCCGGCGCGCAGAGAGCCCACTCGCCGGTGTTCACGAAGAACTCCTCCTCACTCGCGAGCAGCGT
The sequence above is drawn from the Acidimicrobiia bacterium genome and encodes:
- a CDS encoding histone deacetylase family protein, with the protein product DGAADDPNSPFAVTADGYRAIGARLASLDRPTVLVQEGGYVLDTLGDLVLAALSGFEGRSG